A DNA window from Molothrus ater isolate BHLD 08-10-18 breed brown headed cowbird chromosome 2, BPBGC_Mater_1.1, whole genome shotgun sequence contains the following coding sequences:
- the CHD4 gene encoding LOW QUALITY PROTEIN: chromodomain-helicase-DNA-binding protein 4 (The sequence of the model RefSeq protein was modified relative to this genomic sequence to represent the inferred CDS: inserted 1 base in 1 codon) yields MASGIGSPSPCSGGSDDDEMEILLNNAIPQHPEPEEEPEEELLSEADTPKIKKKKKPKKLKEPKVPKLSKRQKKELGDSSGEGNEFVEEEEEVLRSDSEGSDYTPGKKKKKKLGPKKEKKNKAKRKEEEEEEEEDDDSKEPKSSAQLLEDWGMEDIDHIFTEEDYRTLTNYKAFSQFVRPLIAAKNPKIAVSKMMMVLGAKWREFSTNNPFKGSSGASVAAAAAAAVAVVESMVTNVDAVLPQPPVDVPLRKAKTKEGKGPNARRKPKASPRIPDIKKPKTKKVAPLKIKLGGFGSKRKRSSSEDDDLDVESDFDDASINSYSVSDGSTSRSSRSRKKLKAGKKKKKGEDDSTVAVDGYETDHQDYCEVCQQGGEIILCDTCPRAYHMVCLDPDMEKAPEGKWSCPHCEKEGIQWEAKEDNSEGEEILEDVVGDAEEEDDHHMEFCRVCKDGGELLCCDACPSSYHIHCLNPPLPEIPNGEWLCPRCTCPALKGKVQKILIWKWGQPPVGPAPPRPPDADPNAPPPKPLEGRPERQFFVKWQGMSYWHCSWVSELQLELHCQVMFRNYQRKNDMDEPPSGDFGGEEEKSRKRKNKDPKYAEMEERFYRYGIKPEWMMIHRILNHSVDKKGNXHYLIKWRDLPYDQASWESEDVDIQDYDLYKQAYWNHRELMRGEEGRPGKKLKKVKMRKLERPPETPTVDPTVKYDRQPEYLDVTGGTLHPYQLEGLNWLRFSWAQGTDTILADEMGLGKTVQTAVFLYSLYKEGHSKGPFLVSAPLSTIINWEREFEMWAPDMYVVTYVGDKDSRAIIRENEFTFEDNAIRGGKKASRMKKEAAVKFHVLLTSYELITIDMAILGSIDWACLIVDEAHRLKNNQSKFFRVLNGYSLQHKLLLTGTPLQNNLEELFHLLNFLTPERFHNLEGFLEEFADIAKEDQIKKLHDMLGPHMLRRLKADVFKNMPSKTELIVRVELSPMQKKYYKYILTRNFEALNARGGGNQVSLLNVVMDLKKCCNHPYLFPVAAMEAPKMPNGMYDGSALIRASGKLLLLQKMLKNLKEGGHRVLIFSQMTKMLDLLEDFLEHEGYKYERIDGGITGNMRQEAIDRFNAPGAQQFCFLLSTRAGGLGINLATADTVIIYDSDWNPHNDIQAFSRAHRIGQNKKVMIYRFVTRASVEERITQVAKKKMMLTHLVVRPGLGSKTGSMSKQELDDILKFGTEELFKDEATEGGDNKEGEDSSVIHYDDKAIERLLDRNQDETEDTELQGMNEYLSSFKVAQYVVREEEMGEEEEVEREIIKQEESVDPDYWEKLLRHHYEQQQEDLARNLGKGKRIRKQVNYNDGSQEDRDWQDDQSDNQSDYSVASEEGDEDFDERSEAARRPSRKGLRNDKDKPLPPLLARVGGNIEVLGFNARQRKAFLNAIMRYGMPPQDAFTTQWLVRDLRGKSEKEFKAYVSLFMRHLCEPGADGAETFADGVPREGLSRQHVLTRIGVMSLIRKKVQEFEHVNGRWSMPELAEIEENKKLSQPSSPSPKTPTPSTPGDTQPNTPAPVPPPEDGVKVEEGASAKEQGEPSEPEKELSASATETEAPMEQSAQPVETPPQEAKSPVNSTEADEKKVEETEVKERPDEPMEVESKADVEKVEDRAATENPPDPPIITLDEKDEKKDDDKRDVVMLQNGEMLKESVDERHKKAVKQRFMFNIADGGFTELHSLWQNEERAATVTKKTYEIWHRRHDYWLLAGIINHGYARWQDIQNDPRYAILNEPFKGEMNRGNFLEIKNKFLARRFKLLEQALVIEEQLRRAAYLNMSEDPSHPSMALNTRFAEVECLAESHQHLSKESMAGNKPANAVLHKVLKQLEELLSDMKADVTRLPATIARIPPVAVRLQMSERNILSRLANRSSEPPPPPPPQQVAQQQ; encoded by the exons ATGGCTTCGGGCATTGGATCTCCATCACCATGCTCAGGGGGCAGTGATGATGATGAGATGGAGATCCTGTTGAACAACgctatcccccagcatccag AACCTGAAGAAGAGCCAGAAGAAGAGCTTCTGTCAGAGGCTGACACTCCCAAaatcaagaagaagaagaagccCAAGAAACTGAAGGAACCCAAAGTTCCCAAGCTCAGCAAGCGTCAGAAGAAGGAG ctgggggACAGCTCTGGTGAGGGGAATGAGTTtgtggaggaagaagaagaggttCTGCGCTCTGACAGCGAGGGCAGTGATTATACCcctgggaagaagaaaaagaagaaattaggacccaagaaggaaaagaaaaacaaagccaagcgcaaggaggaggaggaagaggaggaagaagatgatGATTCAAAG GAGCCAAAgtcctctgctcagctcctggaaGACTGGGGCATGGAGGATATTGATCACATCTTCACAGAGGAGGATTACCGCACACTCACCAACTACAAAGCTTTCAGCCAGTTTGTCAG GCCACTTATCGCAGCCAAGAACCCTAAAATAGCAGTGTCGAAGATGATGATGGTCCTGGGAGCCAAATGGAGGGAGTTTAGCACCAACAACCCCTTCAAGGGAAGTTCAGGTGCatctgtggcagctgctgcagctgcagctgttgcAGTAGTCGAGAGTATGGTGACTAACGTGGATGCTGTCCTGCCTCAGCCCCCCGTAGATGTGCCCCTCAGGAAAGCCAAGACAAAGGAGGGCAAAG GGCCCAATGCCCGGCGGAAGCCAAAGGCCAGTCCTCGTATTCCTGATATCAAGAAACCTAAAACAAAGAAGGTGGCACCACTGAAAATCAAACTGGGCGGATTTGGTTCCAAGCGTAAAAGATCATCA AGTGAAGATGATGATCTGGATGTGGAGTCAGACTTTGATGATGCCAGCATCAACAGCTACTCTGTGTCAGATGGTTCTACAAGCCGTAGTAGCCGCAGTCGCAAAAAACTCAAggctgggaagaagaaaaagaaag GTGAAGATGACTCCACAGTGGCTGTGGATGGCTATGAGACTGATCACCAGGACTACTGTGAGgtgtgccagcagggaggagaaattATATTGTGTGATACCTGCCCTCGTGCCTACCACATGGTTTGCCTGGACCCGGACATGGAGAAAGCTCCAGAGGGCAAGTGGAGCTGCCCACACTGT GAAAAAGAGGGCATTCAGTGGGAAGCAAAGGAGGATAACTCTGAAGGTGAGGAAATCCTGGAGGATGTAGTGGGGGatgctgaggaagaggatgacCACCACATGGAGTTCTGTAGAGTCTGCAAGGATGgaggagagctgctgtgctgtgatgcCTGTCCTTCATCCTATCACATCCACTGTCTGAATCCCCCGCTGCCTGAGATTCCTAATGGAGAATGGCTGTGTCCTCGCTGCACT TGCCCAGCTTTGAAAGGAAAGGTGCAGAAGATCTTGATCTGGAAATGGGGTCAGCCCCCAGTGGGCCCTGCACCACCACGTCCACCCGACGCAGACCCTAATGCTCCACCACCAAAGCCTCTGGAGGGTCGGCCTGAAAGGCAGTTCTTTGTCAAATGGCAGGGCATGTCCTACTGGCACTGCTCCTGGGTGTCAGAGTTGCAG CTGGAGTTGCACTGCCAGGTCATGTTTCGTAACTACCAACGCAAAAATGATATGGATGAGCCGCCCTCAGGAGACTTTggaggggaagaagagaaaagccgaaagagaaaaaacaaggaCCCCAAATACGCTGAGATGGAAGAGCGTTTCTATCGATATGGGATCAAGCCAGAGTGGATGATGATCCACAGGATCCTTAATCATAG TGTCGATAAGAAGGGTA GTCACTATTTGATTAAATGGAGAGACCTACCCTATGACCAGGCATCCTGGGAAAGTGAAGATGTGGATATTCAAGATTATGACCTCTACAAGCAAGCCTACTGGAATCACAG GGAGCTGATGCGAGGTGAAGAGGGCAGGCCTGGTAAGAAGTTAAAGAAAGTGAAGATGCGGAAACTGGAAAGACCCCCGGAGACTCCCACAGTAGAT CCAACAGTGAAATATGACCGGCAACCGGAGTACCTCGATGTAACAGGGGGGACCTTGCATCCCTACCAGCTGGAAGGGCTGAATTGGCTGCGCTTCTCTTGGGCCCAGGGCACAGATACAATCTTGGCTGATGAGATGGGTCTGGGGAAGACTGTGCAGACAGCAGTGTTCCTGTATTCCTTATACAAAGAG GGCCACTCCAAGGGTCCCTTCTTGGTGAGTGCACCACTGTCCACAATCATCAACTGGGAACGAGAATTTGAGATGTGGGCCCCAGATATGTATGTAGTGACCTACGTTGGGGACAAGGACAGCCGGGCCATCATCCGTGAGAATGAGTTCACTTTTGAGGATAATGCCATACGTGGAGGCAAAAAAGCATCCAGAATGAAG aagGAGGCTGCTGTCAAGTTCCATGTGCTTCTGACTTCCTATGAATTGATCACAATTGATATGGCCATACTAGGCTCTATTGACTGGGCCTGTCTCATCGTGGATGAAGCTCACAGACTGAAGAACAACCAGTCTAAG TTCTTCCGTGTGCTGAATGGTTACTCCCTCCAGCACAAGCTGCTGCTTACGGGAACTCCCCTGCAGAACAACCTGGAGGAACTGTTCCACCTGCTGAACTTCCTGACGCCCGAGAGATTCCA TAATTTGGAGGGCTTCCTAGAAGAGTTTGCGGATATTGCCAAGGAAGATCAGATCAAGAAGCTGCACGACATGCTGGGCCCGCATATGCTGAGGCGTCTCAAGGCTGATGTTTTCAAGAATATGCCATCTAAGACTGAACTCATTGTCAGAGTGGAGCTGAGTCCCATGCAGAA gaaatACTATAAATACATTTTGACAAGAAACTTTGAGGCACTGAATGCACGGGGTGGTGGTAACCAAGTCTCATTGCTCAATGTTGTTATGGATCTGAAGAAGTGCTGTAACCACCCGTATCTctttcctgtggctgctatg gaagcTCCAAAAATGCCAAATGGCATGTATGATGGTAGTGCACTTATTCGAGCCTCTGGAAAGCTGTTGCTGCTCCAGAAGATGTTAAAGAACCTGAAGGAAGGAGGTCACAGGGTGCTCATATTCTCTCAG ATGACTAAAATGTTGGACCTTCTAGAAGATTTTTTGGAACACGAAGGGTACAAATACGAGCGGATTGATGGAGGAATCACAGGGAACATGCGTCAGGAGGCTATTGATCGCTTCAATG ctcctggagctcagcagttctgctttctgctttcaACTCGAGCTGGGGGTCTTGGTATTAACTTGGCCACAGCAGATACTGTGATTATCTACGATTCAGACTGGAACCCCCACAATGATATCCAG GCCTTCAGCCGTGCACACAGAATTGGACAGAACAAGAAAGTGATGATATACCGCTTTGTGACGAGGGCCTCAGTGGAGGAGCGTATCACTCAGGTGGCCAAGAAGAAAATGATGCTAACTCACCTGGTAGTGAGACCAGGATTGGGCTCCAAGACAGGCTCCATGTCCAAGCAGGAGCTTGATGACATTCTCAAATTTGGCACTGAAGAACTCTTCAAGGATGAAGCAACTGAGGGGG GGGATAACAAAGAAGGTGAGGACAGTAGTGTCATCCACTATGATGACAAAGCAATTGAGCGTCTGTTGGATCGGAACCAGGATGAAACGGAAGATACAGAACTTCAGGGCATGAATGAATATCTCAGCTCCTTCAAGGTGGCCCAGTATGTGGTTCGTGAGGAGGAGATGGGG gaggaagaggaggttgAACGGGAAATTATCAAGCAGGAGGAATCGGTAGATCCTGATTACTGGGAGAAACTGCTCCGTCACCATTATGAGCAACAGCAGGAGGATCTGGCCAGGAATCTGGGCAAGGGCAAACGTATTCGCAAGCAAGTGAACTACAACGATGGCTCGCAGGAGGATAGAG actgGCAGGATGACCAGTCAGATAATCAGTCAGACTATTCAGTTGCTTCTGAAGAAGGAGACGAGGACTTTGATGAGAGATCTGAAG CAGCTCGTCGGCCTAGCCGCAAGGGCCTGAGAAACGACAAGGATAAGCCTCTGCCTCCCTTACTGGCCCGTGTGGGAGGGAACATCGAG GTGCTGGGTTTCAACGCTCGCCAGCGGAAAGCCTTCCTCAATGCTATCATGCGCTACGGAATGCCACCTCAGGATGCCTTCACCACTCAGTGGCTTGTTCGGGACCTCCGTGGCAAGTCAGAGAAAGAGTTCAA GGCCTACGTCTCGCTGTTCATGCGCCATTTATGTGAACCTGGAGCTGATGGTGCTGAGACCTTTGCAGATGGGGTCCCACGGGAAGGTCTTTCTCGGCAGCACGTCCTTACTCGCATTGGGGTCATGTCACTTATACGCAAAAAG GTGCAGGAATTTGAGCATGTGAACGGCCGCTGGAGTATGCCAGAACTGGCAGAGATAGAGGAGAACAAGAAActgtcacagcccagctcaccCTCTCCCAAAACTCCAACTCCTTCAACACCAGGGGATACACAGCCGAACACACCAGCCCCTGTTCCTCCACCTG AAGATGGAGTAAAAGTGGAAGAAGGAGCTAGTGCTAAGGAGCAAGGAGAGCCTTCTGAACCAGAGAAGGAGCTCAGTGCCTCTGCTACTGAAACAGAGGCCCCTATGGAG CAGAGTGCTCAGCCTGTGGAGACACCACCCCAGGAAGCAAAATCCCCAGTGAACTCCACagaagcagatgaaaaaaaagtagaggAAACAGAAGTGAAGGAAAGACCAGATGAACCAATGGAAGTAGAAAGCAAAG CTGATGTGGAGAAAGTGGAAGACAGAGCAGCTACTGAAAATCCTCCTGACCCTCCTATAATCACTCTGGATGAGAAAG ATGAGAAAAAGGATGATGATAAGAGAGATGTGGTGATGCTGCAGAATGGAGAGATGCTGAAAGAGTCAGTAGATGAAAGGCACAAGAAGGCAGTAAAGCAGCGCTTCATGTTCAACATAGCAGATGGTGGTTTCACTG AACTACACTCCCTCTGGCAGAATGAGGAGCGGGCTGCCACTGTCACCAAGAAGACCTATGAGATCTGGCATCGGCGTCATGACTACTGGCTCCTAGCTGGGATTATCAA TCATGGCTATGCCCGTTGGCAGGATATTCAGAATGATCCACGTTACGCCATCCTCAATGAACCCTTCAAGGGTGAGATGAACAGGGGTAACTTCCTGGAAATAAAGAATAAGTTTTTGGCAAGGAGATTTAAG ctcctggagcaagCGCTGGTGATCGAGGAGCAGTTGCGGCGAGCTGCCTATCTGAACATGTCCGAAGACCCATCTCACCCCTCCATGGCTCTGAACACACGTTTTGCGGAGGTGGAATGCCTGGCTGAGAGCCACCAGCACCTATCCAAGGAATCAATGGCTGGGAATAAACCAGCCAATGCCGTGCTGCACAAAG TTCtgaagcagctggaggagctttTGAGTGACATGAAGGCCGATGTGACCCGTCTGCCCGCCACGATTGCCCGCATCCCCCCTGTGGCGGTGCGCCTCCAGATGTCGGAGCGCAACATCCTCAGCCGCCTGGCCAACCGCAGCAGCgagcccccgccgccgcccccgccccaACAA GTGGCCCAGCAGCAGTGA